A genomic stretch from Octopus sinensis linkage group LG14, ASM634580v1, whole genome shotgun sequence includes:
- the LOC118766127 gene encoding uncharacterized protein LOC118766127 — MAYESKIAVIYCNGLKCIWLIFPAHGRNCNRIRFKVKTTNMQSKISAIILFWLLQSSGQETLKAVSTVETPCSSDCECSLIEMTCTGNNLTFPLLVPPNITSVVIANLSRPYLPCEGFNTSNRLNITFLNLKTTSMTDCFFGNVIVERLYFEKSRIKRFKCASFSTSELESFHFHQGHIWFIERFAFFSTSIRYFTISQSNIKLLESQAFHQANIEVFQLIHCNVSTLEPGLFSGDDYLSKNVVFQGNTIADLGCQEKPVFSFIENRLICNKRLSWLSAHNISNNRCYLLSESREIPVNRRYLKSICRPRGSCHVCPVKNVFLSKSGCRAVPRNMIEKFEQLSLWREILRKNNITAENLQCVQHPSSKCAGERKYQNLQQFFMHYNGLKKKITYFRDRSIRKASKFLRSGKNSNVTSINNKTIVTNPNVTDSLSTRKRKQFSKIIPTTTGRRINNIPLEPLLKLLRKPLPKKIKVTKQKEAVDDIKAAYRRGLPRRKSSHPRPQKVLRKPLPKKIKVTKHKEAVDDIKAAYRKGLPQRKSSHPRPQKVNFPWRNIQIRVQQQHRMQYLLQAEQTWKHAQPNRIDTPSQKSKRLKRQQADWKQTSNWLTKYAATQAPNIQNYVQLKLISQNKRLENSSAIPLPESCEVAFFLPFSSKRFGICEDFSDGTSNIIYPETLQDYEYKVYLETLKDRLRTNISSPYPKLKLIKRSGVNAAQSQPKSQQTNSPSALQHGKKNMKTPKHLKKTAKLFLLNLGSKLSSKNNSSLFSLLASFLHKMNNLNNTSNETLKNNFDLKKSVSWIKMSSANKLNSSQKNKKQNEVKRQKWGGILSKLSGYFKQSQGNLTSANRQ, encoded by the exons ACTACAAATATGCAAAGTAAAATATCCGCCATAATTTTGTTCTGGTTGTTGCAATCGTCTGGGCAGGAAACATTGAAAGCAGTGTCAACAGTGGAAACACCCTGCAGTTCAGACTGCGAATGTTCTTTAATAGAAATGACTTGTACAGGCAACAACTTAACTTTTCCTTTACTCGTACCACCAAACATTACATCGGTAGTTATCGCTAATTTGTCACGACCGTATCTGCCATGTGAAGGATTTAATACTTCGAACCGTCTCAACATAACCTTTTTGAACCTGAAGACGACTTCAATGACAGATTGCTTTTTCGGAAACGTAATAGTTGAGAGACTTTACTTCGAAAAAAGTCGAATTAAAAGGTTTAAG TGTGCGTCATTCTCGACATCTGAACTGGAATCGTTCCACTTCCACCAAGGACATATTTGGTTTATTGAGAGATTTGCTTTCTTCTCTACGTCAATCCGTTATTTTACAATCAGCCAATCGAACATCAAACTCCTGGAAAGCCAAG CTTTCCACCAAGCAAACATAGAGGTATTTCAGCTGATTCATTGCAATGTGTCCACCTTGGAACCGGGTTTGTTTTCGGGCGATGATTACCTCAGTAAGAATGTGGTCTTCCAAGGAAATACAATCGCCGATTTGGGATGTCAGGAGAAACCTGTATTCTCCTTTATCGAGAATCGGCTGATATGTAACAAAAGATTGTCTTGGCTTTCTGCGCACAATATTTCAAACAACAGGTGCTACCTTCTGTCTGAATCACGTGAAATACCTGTCAATAGGAGATATCTGAAGAGCATCTGCCG TCCTCGCGGTAGTTGCCATGTTTGTCCAGTGAAAAACGTATTTTTGTCTAAAAGTGGCTGTCGTGCTGTACCCCGAAATATGATTGAAAAATTTGAACAGCTGTCTCTGTGGCGAGAAATCTTACGGAAGAATAACATCACAGCAGAAAATTTACAGTGTGTACAACATCCATCTAGCAAATGTGCTGGTGAAAGAAAGTACCAAAATCTTCAACAGTTTTTCATGCATTACAACggtttgaagaaaaaaatcacataCTTCCGGGACAGAAGTATTCGGAAGGCTTCAAAGTTTTTGAGAAGTGGAAAGAATAGTAACGTGACGTCGATTAACAATAAAACTATTGTTACTAATCCCAATGTTACTGATTCGCTTTCTACGAGAAAGAGGAAACAGTTTAGCAAAATTATTCCTACTACGACAGGTAGGAGAATAAATAATATCCCTTTGGAACCACTGTTGAAGTTATTGAGAAAACCCTTACCGAAAAAGATCAAGGTTACTAAACAAAAGGAAGCCGTTGACGATATCAAAGCTGCTTATAGAAGAGGATTACCTCGACGAAAGAGTTCCCATCCTCGGCCTCAGAAAGTATTGAGAAAACCCTTACCGAAAAAGATCAAGGTTACTAAACACAAGGAAGCTGTTGACGATATCAAAGCCGCTTATAGAAAAGGATTACCTCAACGAAAGAGTTCCCATCCTCGGCCTCAGAAAGTAAACTTTCCATGGAGAAATATTCAAATTCGAGTGCAACAACAGCATCGCATGCAATATTTGCTTCAAGCTGAACAAACCTGGAAACATGCTCAGCCAAATAGAATTGATACACCATCTCAAAAATCTAAAAGATTAAAACGTCAACAAGCGGACTGGAAACAGACATCGAATTGGTTGACGAAATACGCCGCCACACAAGCCCCCAACATTCAAAATTATGTTCAACTGAAATTAATATCACAAAATAAACGTTTGGAGAATAGTTCCGCAATTCCCCTTCCCGAGTCATGTGAAGTTGCGTTTTTCTTGCCTTTTTCTTCAAAAAGATTTGGAATTTGCGAAGACTTTTCAGACGGAACATCAAATATTATTTATCCGGAAACACTTCAAGATTATGAGTACAAGGTATATTTAGAAACCCTTAAAGATAGACTAAGGACTAACATATCTTCCCCTTATCCAAAATTGAAACTGATCAAACGAAGTGGAGTCAATGCTGCTCAAAGCCAGCCAAAATCCCAGCAAACGAACAGTCCTTCTGCCTTACAGCATGggaaaaagaatatgaaaacacCAAAACATTTGAAAAAGACAGCCaaactatttttattaaatttgggGTCTAAATTAAGCAGTAAGAACAACAGCAGTCTTTTTTCACTTTTGGCATCATTTCTGCACAAGATGAATAACCTGAATAACACGAGTAATGAAACTTTAAAGAataattttgatttgaaaaaatCAGTGTCATGGATAAAAATGTCGTCTGCAAATAAGCTTAATTCCTCtcagaaaaataagaaacagaACGAAGTTAAGAGACAAAAGTGGGGAGGCATATTATCGAAGTTGAGCGGATACTTTAAGCAGTCGCAAGGTAATTTGACTTCAGCTAATCGCCAATGA